The Desulfonatronum thiosulfatophilum DNA segment CGATTTGCTGGGCTATGGACAGTCGAGCATGGCAAACGGCGACGTGTCGCTGGGTGTTCAAAATAGAGTTCTGGATAGCCTGCTTGACCACTGGGGGCTGGATGATCCTATTGTCGTTGGCCATGACTTTGGTGGCGCCACTGCCCTCAGAACTCACCTGCTGAATGATCGATCCTTCAAGAAAATAATTCTCATTGATCCGGTCGCGGTCTCTCCTTGGGGATCGCCATTTTTTCGGCATGTAAAAAAACACGAATCCGCTTTTGCAGGGGTGCCAGACTATATTCATGAGGCAGTGGTCCGGGCATATGTGCAAACGGCTGCCTTCAAGCCGCTTGAAAGCGCAACATTAGAGGGAATCGTTTCCCCGTGGACCAGCGAGCAAGGCAAGCCGGCCTTCTATCGCCAGATCGCCCAGGCAGATTCCAAATACACCGATGAAATTCAGCCCCTTTATCCGACTATCACCACCCCTACCATGATCCTGTGGGGGCGCGAGGATAG contains these protein-coding regions:
- a CDS encoding alpha/beta fold hydrolase, translated to MVLVHGTPWSSFTLRPLIRRLSKEYLIYYYDLLGYGQSSMANGDVSLGVQNRVLDSLLDHWGLDDPIVVGHDFGGATALRTHLLNDRSFKKIILIDPVAVSPWGSPFFRHVKKHESAFAGVPDYIHEAVVRAYVQTAAFKPLESATLEGIVSPWTSEQGKPAFYRQIAQADSKYTDEIQPLYPTITTPTMILWGREDSWIPLERGQELHALIPGSVLRVIDDAGHLVIEEKPDELVKEILDFCSAEC